A section of the Vanessa tameamea isolate UH-Manoa-2023 chromosome 29, ilVanTame1 primary haplotype, whole genome shotgun sequence genome encodes:
- the LOC113404306 gene encoding spectrin beta chain isoform X4, translating into MQRQLSNVSIHSYQEYQPARRYGSQYEPGGYATAVQQRTNMTQREDALKFEQGRIKALQEERLHIQKKTFTKWINSFLQKARMEVEDLFVDLADGRRLLKLLEIISGERLPRPNSGRMRVHKIENVNKSLSFLHTKVRLESIGAEDIVDGNPRLILGLIWTIILRFQIQEIEIDVDEENESSEKKSAKDALLLWCQRKTSGYHGVHIHNFTDSWRSGLGFNALIHAHRPDLFRWAELPAGDHVETLNHAFDVAHSHLGIPRLLDAEDVDTTRPDEKSVMTYVASYYHTFARMKNEQKSGRRIANIIGQLMDCDGRKTEYSRLVSALLEWIRLKIQELNCRDLPNSLDGIQRLLLGFKQYRTVEKPPKYIERSEIEALYFHINTMQKSLVGEPWAPLEGQLPQDLERAWQQLEQAEHARELALRMELLRQQRLEQLAYKFHTKSVLRKGYLKEMIQVLSDPRYGSNLAQVDATVKKHEAISADILARTERFEDLSAMAAELVKEKYHGAETVSRTEQAVLQRWKELLELLERHRTSLAKLAHLMALLREAEAVAHTLNEMKAQFQSEDVGRHLVDVERLLQAHALQELQLGALDESIRRLVRQRAAVGTAHSTVQLQDQLQRLEDDYTGLVAAAKDRKARLEDARNLYQFLEDHDEEEGWVTERQRICRADVAAKELRAVLALRQKHTALLHELRARRHVAQPHRAKGLSLIEAKHPKSAEIERRLASLSAQWELLQELADARDKQLADAAEAHQFYGDANEAESWMREKRALVASADCGLDAAGAAALLARQRALHDELRAHRAELDALAAAARALLGRGIDALQLPTEVEATAGLDQEEEWVNESRLVPTEVWEEEPVERLEHRNVTEQRSVPQVKALYAFSGQGITIAKGEVMFLISKTNPDWWSVRKADRTDGFVPANYVREIEPRVVAVQVRRPEKVRTVQRVKKTVLVKQVVQVRRGRQEPARRARAQPPPARLPPVRVRMQTIEDEYEELLKLSEARRLQLEDAIKLYSFFAECDDFDKWIKEKEKMLRTDEGDDSVDTAKRKYEKFVTDLSAASKRLESIDAAAEELVAANHSQAARATARRQQLRQQWERLLRLKQQKEKSLEGASSVELFNRTCDEALEWMSEKEQQLAGSSAPAADLRTVRALQRRHAQLERELEPLRDKVHTVTLLADDVKSQYPAERANVESRQQQLEQAWGLCRARAAERRERLESAVGHQVFENGAKQLHDWIQKVREQVSQEVCAKDVATAEALLKQHQELHDDIKAHDDEFKEVIGLGQQLVGSNPALTDVAETARHLAADQATIAKEWKEKDQYLRQCLQLQSFQREADQIDASSGAHEAFLEYQHCGSSVDEAEALLKRHEELEARLSAQDERATAFAQRAHALLQQQPEHYAAERISARCAAVLRRRDAVRVGAADARRALLAGLAHQQFVAAADELQAWIEDKTRTANDQSYRDLANLERKLQKHEAFERELQANEKQLRNVESIGESLQKSDSARASVVSSRLQTLREDWAALLTASRDKGGKLRQASQQRLLRRSVEDAKARLLELERALSSQELGSDLRSCKRLLVQHQALEQELSLCEQRAEALSAQGGDLVSDGHFDAPAIERDCAALLRAARELRPQAQLRRRALEDSLQLHKFAAEVVGELAWVSERAAAASSTTMPGDLLAAQAAGKKHAKLRAELEGRAPVVRRVLERGRELRPAAAAAATAAAQQHPQAHRIKELCNQLEKEYTAVSQAAEERAARLEAALKAQQFLHEALEVDSWLADKAAALASADVGNDRHRATQLLTRHKAVELELDTYAAIIAEMGHVAASMATSGHPEGEALVERHTQLAESLARLQRRAALRQAALVESVCRHEYLAESAELESWIQEQYAAASSEDYGQDYEHLLILRSKFEELRHRVESGAERFNQCEELAKKLLASESPYIADIEKRQEALGESWQRLVDQIQSRNARLHAAGEIHRFHRDASELLARAADRRARLQPPPPPRDLRAATALLRDHDTAENDLAAIDAQMQVLQEEGARLQRLCPGGNEAQIALRQHALADAWTALRSAADERRRLLHQHLQLHQFFSEVRDLSSWASALRGEMSGAGGARSAAAAQAQRAHHDALRAEIDARDDSFRAALDAGQRLVAEGHPAAQEIEERCSALLEERARLQGAWAARQVALDQLIDWHCFLRDAKQLHDLCSAQEAALSSEISPTSSVEEVENQLKKHEAFEKLLATQDEKLTTLNSHGDKLLQQNHVESQRIADELMNINDRRKKLYESAAARREALIRARARAQFARDAAEARGWVADKLAQLPAHHGEVTNLEDKIKKLQKHQAFTAELVANKARLQEIQNLATQLTPDPEVEKQLQELHKDWERLESATEQRGRGLEEAQDILEFNQHLDKIEAWIRDKEMMVQANETGRDYEHCEALLRKLDDLDSDMKVDDKHVRTIQALAHKLLQQGPTQQAETVSARRNAFLSKWKALSGALQQYRERLTAALQLHSFNRDVQETRSRVSRKAAVFASAECGRELSAAHELRRRHEARAAEASAVAGRVAELRAQAAHLARSHPEQAERIEGSLSELDGAWDKLQQLAAQRTKMLDEAIAQHKFEENLKELELWVSETVKRMDGAEPESVADAEAQLEQHHERKAEIDGRQKAIASLLKEAEQAEDPEKQKRVEKLSSTLDQAWLQRKQYLTQAHELQLLKEQARLVEDWLAAKEAFLNNDDLGENLDAVETLIRKHAEFGKLLESQAGRVVELEKFAAAAVAGGHHHAHYIGRRVGDARARADRLKESCKLRGLKLEQSKQLHQFLRDLTHEREWIELKMQIATDTNYRELSNLQSKIQKHAAFESELAANKKRIDDVAATGEDLIEAKHYAAQEIARHVEDLENLWSDLMSAAKLRRERLQEAYQARVYLRGLDDFTAWLDDVEAQLLSEDHGKDLSSVQALLKRHTRLEAAVAGKADVATQLADTAQQLADNQHFMAEEILEKADQAVKRYRQLQEPMQIRRDNLEDAALLHRWERDAEEEFSWLAERSAAASSEEAGATLPEAQALLKKHLALEAEIVGREASVAAVCSRASALARRGHFAGGELEARARDLRAALRTLAERAALRSAALRGRCELLQLLNEVWEAEAWLSERRAALVGAESGRDEESVLALMRRLEAQQRELTAFQPTLTRLEKTLQERSHEDEQVNKKLEELKASYEETKLLSAKRQQRLQQSLKYFKFVQEFEEVQEWIGEQMATAASEEYGLDVEHVETLQQAFDNFLTQLNANEGRIEAVCEAGNVLLEENTPEADRVKQRIEDIKGLWDDLKELAIARQEALAGARQVHEFDRSAEETLAWVAEKEAALQLPRALHQLRALRADLQAIRDQHQHLTQEAERLGAAFPDAKEHVLAKLEDVTESLAALEERAAHNEHQLELADQLQAYFDKYQELMAWTNETLAKATAPELSADVAGAERLVARHRDIAAEMDAKDESFQTFYGDGEKLVREGHFMSQEVEARVGSLRARRGALGGAWAARARIYALHLDALLFLRDADALDRWISTRVPLVRDGKYGESLAQTEELINRHRDLEETIDAQRDKFQALKRITLIEKSFKDQQHEEEEARKKLAEKQEADRLQQVKRREMERITEERRRETEMQETRPSQLQEQRPMLVERQLSGGAVTVASSEETLSPAPQFERLPKADANVKRAESMSVVKTPKRTPSFTTRRRTQSFRRHRRPDDLPPVEIEGHLERKQEAGCGGKRATVRSWRAYYSVLCGQLLCFFRDELDFASSKAAAPPVAILNARCDPAGDYTKRANVFRLSCADGAEYLFACSNRDLMREWVAKIAFHAQLPPQLQLTPYTPAGESPTADIRRRLQQNASSSSSAASSPEPQRRPRTQAEILQQHRESQRADSADADRPADRPADRPADRHIESSVLPSLPPRQAPSQEDVAEVVFRNSEQASQSWGRSRFSNGRDINQEFIKSQRDAYGGGSASSTRPASVAGSGGSPALDQRPASRSSGESELSVGGGTKEKKDKKGVFGGLFSRKKRPQSHM; encoded by the exons GCTCGTATGGAGGTGGAGGACCTGTTCGTGGACTTAGCGGACGGTCGTCGTCTCCTGAAGCTGCTGGAGATCATCAGCGGCGAGCGTCTCCCGCGACCCAACTCGGGGCGCATGCGCGTGCACAAGATAGAAAATGTCAACAAATCTCTCAGTTTCTTACACACAAAG GTGCGCCTGGAATCAATCGGCGCGGAGGACATCGTGGACGGGAACCCCCGTCTCATCCTCGGTCTGATCTGGACCATCATTCTGCGCTTCCAGATTCAAGAGATCGAGATTGACGTG GACGAAGAAAATGAATCATCAGAGAAGAAGTCTGCCAAGGACGCGCTGCTGTTGTGGTGTCAGCGCAAGACGAGCGGCTACCACGGCGTCCACATTCACAACTTCACCGACTCGTGGCGCTCCGGCCTCGGATTCAACGCCCTCATACACGCTCACAG ACCCGACCTGTTCCGCTGGGCAGAGCTGCCGGCCGGCGACCACGTGGAGACGCTGAACCACGCCTTCGACGTCGCGCACTCGCACCTCGGCATCCCGCGCCTGCTGGACGCCGAGG ATGTGGACACAACCCGTCCCGACGAGAAGTCGGTGATGACGTACGTCGCGAGCTACTACCACACCTTCGCTCGCATGAAGAACGAACAGAAGAGCGGCCGCAGGATAGCGAAC ATTATCGGTCAGCTTATGGACTGCGACGGTCGTAAAACCGAATACAGCCGCCTGGTCTCAGCTCTTTTGGAATGGATCCGGCTTAAGATCCAGGAACTGAACTGTAGGGACTTGCCCAACTCGCTCGACGGGATACAGAGATTACTGCTCGGCTTCAAGCAGTACCGAACCGTGGAAAAACCACCCAA ataCATAGAACGTTCAGAGATCGAAGCTCTGTACTTCCACATCAACACCATGCAGAAGAGCTTGGTGGGAGAACCGTGGGCGCCGCTAGAGGGTCAACTACCACAGGACCTGGAGAGAGCTTGGCAACAGCTGGAACAG GCTGAACACGCCCGGGAGCTGGCTCTCAGGATGGAGCTGCTGCGACAGCAGAGACTAGAACAGCTCGCTTACAAGTTCCATACAaag TCTGTGCTCCGCAAAGGATACTTGAAGGAAATGATTCAAGTGTTGTCCGATCCGCGCTACGGGTCGAACCTGGCGCAAGTGGACGCCACAGTCAAGAAACACGAGGCTATCTCCGCTGACATCCTGGCTCG AACGGAGCGCTTCGAAGATCTGTCGGCGATGGCGGCAGAACTTGTCAAGGAGAAGTACCACGGAGCGGAGACAGTGTCCCGCACGGAGCAGGCCGTGCTTCAGCGCTGGAAGGAACTGCTGGAACTGCTGGAGCGACACAGGACCTCGCTGGCGAAGTTAGCTCATTTGATGGCGCTGTTGAGGGAGGCGGAAGCCGTCGCGCACACCCTGAACGAGATGAAG GCCCAGTTTCAGTCGGAGGACGTGGGTCGCCACCTGGTGGACGTGGAGCGCCTGCTGCAGGCGCACGCTCTGCAAGAGTTGCAACTGGGTGCCCTGGACGAGAGCATCCGGCGCCTCGTGCGCCAGCGGGCCGCCGTCGGGACCGCGCACAGCACCGTGCAGCTGCAGGATCAGCTGCAACGGCTGGAGGACGACTACACCGG tctGGTCGCAGCCGCTAAAGACCGCAAGGCGCGATTGGAGGATGCCAGAAACCTTTACCAGTTCCTGGAAGACCACGACGAAGAAGAAG GCTGGGTGACGGAGCGCCAGCGCATCTGCCGCGCCGACGTGGCGGCCAAGGAGCTGCGCGCCGTGCTGGCGCTGCGGCAGAAGCACACGGCGCTGCTGCACGAGCTGCGCGCGCGCCGACACGTGGCGCAGCCGCACCGCGCCAAGGGCCTCAG TCTCATCGAGGCCAAGCATCCCAAGAGCGCCGAGATAGAGCGCCGCCTCGCGTCGCTGAGCGCGCAGTGGGAGCTGCTGCAGGAGCTGGCCGACGCCAGGGACAAGCAGCTGGCCGACGCGGCCGAGGCTCACCAG TTCTACGGCGACGCGAACGAGGCGGAGTCGTGGATGCGCGAGAAGCGCGCGCTGGTGGCGAGCGCGGACTGCGGGCTCGACGCGGCCGGCGCCGCCGCGCTGCTGGCGCGCCAGCGGGCGCTGCACGACGAGCTGCGCGCGCACCGCGCCGAGCTGGACGCGCtggccgccgccgcgcgcgcgctgCTCGGCCGCGGCATCGACGCGCTGCAG CTCCCGACCGAGGTCGAGGCGACCGCCGGCCTGGACCAGGAGGAGGAGTGGGTGAACGAGTCGCGACTCGTGCCCACCGAGGTCTGGGAGGAGGAGCCCGTGGAGAGGCTCGAGCACCGCAACGTCACTGAGCAGAGGAGCGTTCCGCAG GTGAAAGCACTGTACGCGTTCAGCGGTCAAGGCATAACCATCGCGAAGGGCGAGGTCATGTTCCTCATAAGCAAGACCAATCCGGACTGGTGGTCGGTCCGCAAAGCTGACAGAACCGACGGATTCGTGCCCGCCAACTACGTGCGAGAGATCGAGCCCAGAGTTGTAGCC GTGCAAGTTCGTCGACCGGAGAAGGTCCGCACGGTACAGCGCGTGAAGAAAACGGTGCTGGTGAAGCAGGTAGTGCAGGTGCGGCGCGGGAGGCAGGAGCCGGCCCGCCGTGCGCGTGCGCAGCCGCCGCCCGCCAGGCTGCCGCCCGTGCGCGTGCGCATGCAGACCATCGAGGACGAGTACG AGGAGCTGCTGAAGCTATCCGAGGCTCGACGGCTCCAACTCGAGGACGCTATCAAGCTGTACAGTTTCTTCGCCGAGTGCGACGACTTCGACAAGTGGATTAAGGAGAAGGAGAAGATGCTGCGGACCGATGAGGGAGACGACAGCGTCGACACGGCCAAGAGGAAATATGAG AAATTCGTAACCGACCTCTCCGCGGCCTCCAAACGCCTGGAGAGCATCGACGCAGCTGCAGAGGAGCTAGTCGCCGCCAACCACAGCCAGGCCGCTCGGGCCACCGCCAGGAGGCAGCAGCTGCGACAGCAGTGGGAGAGACTGCTCAGGCTCAAGCAGCAGAAAGAGAAGAGCCTGGAAGGAGCATCCAG CGTGGAGCTGTTCAACCGCACGTGCGACGAGGCGCTGGAGTGGATGTCGGAGAAGGAGCAGCAGCTGGCCGGCAgcagcgcgcccgccgccgaCCTGCGCACCGTGCGCGCGCTGCAGCGCCGCCACGCGCAGCTCGAGCGCGAGCTGGAGCCGCTGCGCGACAAGGTGCACACCGTCACGCTGCTGGCCGACGA CGTGAAGTCGCAGTACCCGGCGGAGCGCGCCAACGTGGAGAGTCGGCAGCAGCAGCTGGAGCAGGCGTGGGGGCTGTGCCGCGCGCGGGCGGCCGAGCGCCGCGAGCGCCTCGAGAGCGCCGTCGGCCACCAGGTCTTCGAGAACGGGGCCAAACAGCTGCACGACTGGATACAG AAAGTGCGCGAGCAGGTGTCGCAGGAGGTGTGCGCGAAGGACGTGGCGACGGCGGAGGCGCTGCTGAAGCAGCACCAGGAGCTGCACGACGACATCAAGGCGCACGATGACGA GTTCAAGGAGGTGATCGGTCTGGGCCAGCAGCTGGTGGGCAGCAACCCCGCCCTCACCGACGTGGCCGAAACCGCGCGACATCTCGCCGCAGACCAGGCCACCATCGCCAAGG AGTGGAAGGAAAAGGACCAGTACCTCCGTCAGTGCTTGCAGCTGCAGAGCTTCCAGCGCGAGGCGGACCAGATCGACGCCTCGAGCGGGGCCCACGAGGCCTTCCTCGAGTACCAACACTGCGGC TCGTCAGTGGACGAGGCGGAGGCGCTGCTGAAGCGACACGAGGAGCTGGAGGCGCGGCTGTCGGCGCAGGACGAGCGCGCCACCGCCTTCGCGCAGCGAGCGCACGCGCTGCTGCAGCAGCAGCCGGAGCACTACGCCGCCGAACG CATCTCAGCGCGCTGCGCGGCCGTGCTGCGGCGCCGCGACGCCGTGCGCGTGGGCGCGGCCGACGCGCGGCGCGCGCTGCTGGCGGGGCTGGCGCACCAGCAGTTCGTGGCCGCCGCCGACGAGCTGCAGGCCTGGATCGAGGACAAGACGCGGACGGCCAACGATCAGAGCTACAG agatTTGGCAAACTTGGAACGAAAATTGCAAAAACACGAAGCGTTCGAAAGAGAATTGCAGGCGAATGAGAAACAGCTCAGAAACGTGGAGAGT ATCGGCGAGTCGCTGCAGAAGTCTGACAGTGCGCGAGCGTCTGTGGTGTCGTCGCGCCTTCAGACCCTGCGCGAGGACTGGGCGGCGTTGTTGACGGCTTCCAGGGACAAGGGAGGCAAGCTCAGACAGGCCTCGCAGCAGAGACTCCTCCGACG GTCGGTGGAGGACGCAAAGGCTCGGCTGTTGGAATTGGAGCGAGCTCTGAGCAGTCAGGAACTGGGATCGGATCTACGTTCCTGCAAACGGCTGCTCGTTCAGCATCAG GCGCTGGAGCAGGAACTATCGCTGTGCGAGCAGCGCGCAGAGGCGCTGTCAGCTCAGGGGGGCGACCTGGTATCTGACGGACACTTCGACGCGCCCGCCATCGAGCGCGACTGCGCCGCCCTGCTGCGCGCCGCGCGTGAGCTGCGCCCGCAAGCGCAGCTGCGGCGCCGGGCTCTCGAGGACAGCCTCCA ACTGCACAAGTTCGCAGCAGAGGTGGTGGGCGAGCTGGCGTGGGTGTCGgagcgggcggcggcggcgtcgtCGACGACGATGCCCGGCGACTTGCTGGCGGCGCAGGCGGCCGGCAAGAAGCACGCCAAGCTGCGCGCCGAGCTGGAGGGGCGCGCGCCCGTGGTGCGGCGCGTGCTGGAGCGCGGCCGCGAGTTGCggcccgccgccgccgcagcCGCCACTGCCGCCGCGCAGCAGCACCCGCAGGCGCACCGG ATCAAAGAACTTTGCAATCAACTGGAAAAGGAATACACCGCCGTGTCCCAAGCGGCCGAGGAGCGCGCGGCTCGGCTGGAGGCAGCGCTGAAAGCGCAGCAGTTCCTCCACGAGGCGCTGGAGGTGGACTCGTGGCTCGCGGACAAAGCGGCCGCGCTGGCGTCCGCCGACGTCGGCAACGACCGCCACCGCGCCACGCAGCTGCTGACGCGGCACAAG GCCGTCGAGCTAGAGTTAGACACATACGCGGCCATCATAGCGGAGATGGGCCATGTAGCGGCGTCCATGGCGACCAGCGGACACCCCGAGGGCGAGGCGCTAGTGGAGCGCCACACGCAGCTGGCGGAGAGCCTCGCCCGCCTGCAGCGCCGCGCCGCGCTGCGCCAGGCCGCGCTCGTCGAGAGCGTGTGCAG GCACGAGTACCTCGCGGAGAGCGCGGAGCTGGAAAGCTGGATACAGGAGCAGTACGCGGCCGCTTCCAGTGAGGACTACGGGCAGGATTACGAACATCTACTG ATCCTGCGATCCAAATTCGAGGAGCTCCGCCACCGCGTGGAGAGCGGCGCCGAGCGGTTCAATCAGTGCGAAGAGCTGGCTAAGAAGCTGCTCGCTTCGGAGAGCCCCTACATCGCCGACATCGAGAAGAGGCAGGAGGCACTCGG AGAGTCCTGGCAACGGCTCGTCGATCAGATTCAGTCCCGTAATGCTCGTCTTCATGCTGCGGGAGAGATACATCGCTTCCACCGCGATGCGAGTGAGCTACTGGCGCGCGCGGCAGATAGACGGGCTCGTCTCCAACCTCCGCCCCCACCTCGGGACTTACGAGCAGCTACCGCGCTGTTGAGAGACCACGATACGGCTGAGAACGACTTGGCGGCGATAGATGCTCAGATGCAG GTACTGCAAGAGGAAGGTGCCCGCCTGCAGCGCTTGTGCCCCGGTGGCAATGAGGCGCAGATAGCGCTGCGACAGCACGCTCTGGCTGACGCCTGGACCGCGCTGCGAAGCGCCGCAGACGAGCGCCGCAGACTGCTGCACCAGCACCTGCAGCTGCACCAGTTCTTCTCAGAG GTGCGCGACCTGTCGTCGTGGGCGAGCGCGCTGCGCGGCGAGAtgagcggcgcgggcggcgcgcgctcggcggcggcggcgcaggCGCAGCGCGCGCACCACGACGCGCTGCGCGCCGAGATCGACGCGCGCGACGACAGCTTCCGCGCCGCGCTCGACGCCGGCCAGCGCCTCGTGGCCGAGGGCCACCCCGCCGCGCAG GAAATCGAGGAGCGCTGCTCGGCCTTGCTGGAGGAGCGAGCGCGGCTGCAGGGCGCGTGGGCGGCGCGACAGGTGGCGCTGGACCAGCTCATCGACTGGCACTGCTTCCTGCGTGACGCCAAGCAGCTTCACGACCTCTGCTCGGCGCAGGAGGCCGCGCTGA GCAGTGAGATTTCACCCACGAGCAGTGTGGAGGAAGTCGAGAATCAGCTCAAGAAACACGAGGCCTTCGAGAAGTTACTCGCAACACAG GATGAGAAACTGACAACACTAAACAGCCACGGCGACAAGCTGTTGCAACAGAACCACGTGGAGAGCCAGCGCATCGCGGACGAGCTGATGAACATCAACGACAGGAGGAAGAAG CTGTACGAGTCGGCGGCGGCGCGTCGCGAGGCGCTCATCCgcgcgcgtgcgcgtgcgcagtTCGCGCGCGACGCGGCCGAGGCGCGCGGCTGGGTGGCGGACAAGCTGGCGCAGTTGCCCGCACATCACG gTGAAGTGACAAATCTAGAAGACAAGATCAAAAAGCTCCAGAAGCACCAAGCGTTCACAGCTGAGCTGGTCGCTAACAAGGCGCGACTCCAGGAGATCCAGAACCTCGCTACCCAGCTGACCCCCGACCCGGAGGTTGAGAAACAGTTACAGGAGCTCCACAAAGACTGGGAGAGGTTGGAGTCGGCTACAGAACAGAGAG GCCGAGGATTAGAGGAGGCACAGGATATCCTGGAGTTCAACCAGCACTTGGACAAGATCGAGGCCTGGATCAGGGATAAGGAAATGATG GTTCAAGCTAACGAGACGGGCAGGGACTACGAGCACTGCGAAGCGCTGCTGCGTAAGCTGGACGACCTGGACAGCGACATGAAGGTGGACGACAAGCACGTGCGCACGATACAGGCGCTCGCGCACAAGCTCTTGCAACAG GGGCCGACTCAACAAGCGGAGACGGTGTCCGCGAGACGCAACGCCTTCCTCAGCAAGTGGAAAGCCCTCAGCGGAGCCCTGCAGCAGTACCGGGAGCGACTGACCGCCGCTCTGCAGCTGCACTCGTTCAACCG GGACGTGCAGGAGACGCGGTCGCGCGTGTCGCGCAAGGCGGCCGTGTTCGCGAGCGCCGAGTGCGGGCGCGAGCTGAGCGCGGCGCACGAGCTGCGGCGCCGGCACGAGGCGCGCGCCGCCGAGGCCTCCGCCGTCGCCGGCCGCGTGGCCGAGCTGCGCGCGCAGGCCGCGCACCTCGCGCGCAG TCACCCGGAGCAGGCCGAGCGGATAGAGGGCAGCCTGTCGGAGCTGGACGGCGCGTGGGATAAGCTGCAGCAGCTCGCGGCACAGAGGACCAAGATGCTGGACGAGGCGATCGCGCAGCACAAGTTCGAGGAAAATCTCAAG GAACTAGAGCTGTGGGTGTCGGAGACCGTGAAGCGCATGGACGGCGCGGAGCCCGAGAGCGTGGCCGACGCAGAGGCGCAGCTCGAGCAGCATCACGAGAGAAAG GCTGAAATCGACGGCCGTCAGAAGGCGATCGCTTCGCTGCTGAAAGAAGCAGAACAAGCCGAGGACCCTGAGAAGCAGAAGCGTGTGGAGAAACTGTCGTCGACGCTGGACCAGGCCTGGCTGCAGAGGAAGCAGTACCTTACGCAG GCCCACGAGCTGCAACTTCTCAAAGAACAGGCGAGGTTAGTGGAGGACTGGCTCGCGGCGAAGGAGGCCTTCCTAAACAACGATGACCTCGGAGAAAACTTAGACG CCGTGGAGACGCTGATCCGCAAGCACGCGGAGTTCGGCAAGCTGCTAGAGTCGCAGGCGGGCCGTGTGGTGGAGCTGGAGAAGTTCGCGGCCGCGGCCGTGGCGGGCGGACACCACCACGCGCACTACATCGGCCGCCGGGTGGGCGACGCCCGCGCGCGCGCCGACAGGCTCAAG GAGAGCTGCAAGCTCCGTGGCTTAAAGCTGGAGCAGTCGAAGCAGCTGCACCAGTTCCTGCGTGACCTCACGCACGAGAGGGAGTGGATCGAGCTCAAGATGCAGATCGCCACTGACACTAACTACAG AGAGCTGTCGAATCTTCAAAGCAAGATCCAAAAGCACGCGGCCTTCGAATCCGAGCTCGCCGCCAACAAGAAGCGCATCGACGACGTGGCCGCCACCGGGGAGGACCTCATAG AGGCGAAGCACTACGCCGCGCAGGAGATCGCGAGACACGTCGAGGATCTCGAGAATCTGTGGAGCGATCTTATG TCCGCTGCGAAACTCCGTCGCGAGAGGCTGCAGGAGGCCTACCAGGCGCGCGTGTACCTGCGTGGACTGGACGACTTTACTGCCTGGCTGGACGACGTGGAGGCGCAACTCCTGAGCGAGGACCACG GCAAGGACTTATCATCCGTGCAAGCATTGTTGAAGAGACACACGCGGCTAGAGGCGGCCGTGGCCGGTAAGGCCGACGTGGCCACGCAGCTGGCCGACACCGCTCAACAACTGGCCGACAACCAGCACTTCATGGCGGAGGAAATACTCGAAAAGGCCGACCAGGCCGTGAAACG CTACCGTCAGCTGCAGGAGCCGATGCAGATCCGACGAGACAATCTGGAGGACGCGGCGCTCCTGCACCGCTGGGAGCGGGACGCCGAAGAGGAGTTCAGCTG GCTGGCCGAGCGCTCCGCCGCCGCGAGCTCGGAGGAGGCGGGCGCCACGCTGCCCGAGGCGCAGGCGCTGCTCAAGAAGCACCTCGCGCTGGAGGCCGAGATCGTCGGCAGGGAGGCCTCGGTGGCGGCCGTGTGCTCGCGCGCCTCGGCGCTGGCGCGGCGCGGCCACTTCGCGGGCGGCGAGCTGGAGGCGCGCGCGCGCGACCTGCGCGCCGCGCTGCGCACGCTGGCCGAGCGCGCCGCGCTGCGCTCCGCCGCGCTGCGCGGCCGCTGCGAGCTGCTGCAG CTGCTGAACGAGGTGTGGGAGGCGGAGGCGTGGCTGTCGGAGCGCCGCGCGGCGCTCGTGGGGGCCGAGTCCGGGCGCGACGAGGAGTCCGTGCTGGCGCTCATGCGGCGCCTGGAAGCCCAGCAGAGGGAGCTGACGGCCTTCCAGCCCACGCTCACGAGGCTCGAGAAGACTCTACAG GAACGCAGTCACGAAGACGAGCAAGTAAATAAGAAACTAGAAGAGCTGAAGGCCAGCTACGAGGAGACCAAGCTGCTGTCCGCCAAAAGGCAGCAGCGCTTGCAGCAGAGCTTGAAATACttcaa ATTCGTCCAGGAGTTCGAGGAAGTACAGGAATGGATCGGCGAGCAGATGGCCACCGCCGCCAGCGAGGAGTACGGTCTGGACGTGGAGCACGTGGAAACGCTGCAACAGGCCTTCGATAACTTCCTCACTCAACTGAACG CCAACGAGGGGCGCATAGAAGCGGTATGCGAGGCGGGTAATGTGCTGCTGGAGGAAAACACCCCGGAGGCGGACAGAGTGAAGCAGAGGATCGAGGACATCAAAGGGCTCTGGGATGACCTCAAGGAGCTCGCAATCGCTAGGCAAGAG GCTCTGGCTGGAGCTCGGCAAGTACATGAATTCGACCGCTCCGCCGAGGAGACCCTCGCCTGGGTGGCGGAGAAGGAGGCTGCTCTACAGCTGCCGAGAGCACTGCACCAGCTGAGGGCCTTACGAGCTGACCTACAAGCTATACGTGACCAGCACCAGCATCTCACGCAAGAGGCGGAGAG ACTGGGTGCGGCGTTCCCCGACGCGAAGGAGCACGTACTCGCTAAATTGGAAGACGTAACCGAATCTCTGGCGGCACTGGAGGAACGAGCCGCCCACAACGAACACCAACTGGAACTCGCCGATCAGCTGCAGGCGTACTTCGACAAATACCAGGAGCTCAT GGCCTGGACTAACGAGACCCTCGCGAAGGCGACGGCCCCGGAGCTGAGCGCGGACGTGGCCGGCGCCGAGCGGCTCGTGGCGCGGCACCGCGACATCGCGGCCGAGATGGACGCCAAGGACGAGAGCTTCCAGACGTTCTACGGCGACGGCGAGAAGCTGGTCCGCGAGGGGCACTTCATGTCGCAGGAGGTGGAGGCGCGCGTGGGCTCGCtgcgcgcgcggcgcggcgcgctgGGCGGCGCgtgggcggcgcgcgcgcgcatCTACGCGCTGCACCTCGACGCGCTGCTGTTCCTGCGCGACGCCGACGCGCTCGACCGCTGGATCTCCACCAG GGTGCCTCTCGTCCGGGACGGCAAGTACGGGGAGAGCCTCGCTCAGACGGAGGAGCTGATCAACCGCCACCGCGACCTCGAGGAGACGATCGACGCTCAGCGCGACAAGTTCCAGGCCCTCAAGAGGATCACGCTG ATCGAGAAGTCATTCAAAGACCAACAGCACGAGGAGGAGGAGGCCCGTAAAAAGTTAGCCGAGAAGCAGGAGGCGGATCGTCTCCAACAGGTCAAGCGGAGAGAAATGGAGAGGATCACGGAGGAGAGGCGAAGGGAGACTGAGATGCAGGAGACTCGACCTAGTCAGCTGCAGGAGCAACGACCGATGTTG GTGGAGCGCCAGCTGAGCGGCGGGGCGGTGACGGTGGCGTCCTCGGAGGAGACGCTGAGCCCGGCGCCGCAGTTCGAGCGCCTGCCCAAGGCCGACGCCAACGTCAAGCGCGCCGAGAGCATGAGC GTGGTAAAAACTCCGAAACGCACCCCATCGTTCACGACCCGGCGCCGCACGCAGAGCTTCCGC